From the Ignavibacteria bacterium genome, the window AGTACATGGATATTTGGCCCGACTTTGAAAAGACCAACGTCTTTAAGGTGATTAAACGTTGCTTGGAGGAACGTATACACTACACAATGGAGAATGAAATCACATTTCCAGACGAGAAAATAGGATGGTTAGAACTAAGGATTCAACCTGTTCCCGAGGGTGTACTTATTCTCTCGACTGACATCACAGAGCGCAAAAATGCAGAAAAGCGAATACAAGCCGCGAAGACCTATGCAGAAAACATCATTGC encodes:
- a CDS encoding PAS domain S-box protein — its product is MKSKTKHSNEDFHHNTLDNLMEGCQIIGFDWRYIYINDAAAKHFRHPKQELLGKKYMDIWPDFEKTNVFKVIKRCLEERIHYTMENEITFPDEKIGWLELRIQPVPEGVLILSTDITERKNAEKRIQAAKTYAENIIA